In Maridesulfovibrio sp., a single genomic region encodes these proteins:
- a CDS encoding MFS transporter, whose amino-acid sequence MLLFSRNDKSLFTPEFCILMGVSFLAFCNISLFYGLNAYLETQGITSFWRGVLLGLEPFTALLLRPLISPFLTVRNSVTVVAASLLILMGALCSYSIAGTVWTLAMVRIAHGLGVVLLFSALATLLVSILPPARIGQGFGIFAIAGLLPYAVLPPVVEKLVPLVGGEPRVYALFSPALLLAMTALPYLRRCILRSGREGVAMLQRPGYAELRENLRAPGVGKLLIANGLLFTATTVVFFFMKDRLVSLETLNAGLFFSVSTAATIGVRVFCGRLLDRTDRFAMLFAMLLALAAVIALFSFINGAAGLLTLAGAYGMGMGFAVPQLNAAMFDISPPHLRGFNTNMMLFTMDAGYVSGPLLAGGLLTAGLSTTGLFACFAVCPLLGGLLAGSLRRR is encoded by the coding sequence ATGCTTCTTTTTTCCCGAAATGACAAATCCTTGTTTACCCCCGAGTTCTGCATACTCATGGGAGTCTCCTTTCTGGCCTTCTGCAATATCTCACTTTTCTACGGGTTGAACGCCTATCTTGAAACGCAGGGAATTACATCGTTCTGGCGCGGCGTGCTTCTGGGACTGGAACCCTTCACAGCACTGCTGCTCAGACCTTTGATCAGCCCGTTTCTGACCGTACGCAACAGTGTAACGGTGGTCGCAGCCTCTTTACTGATTCTCATGGGAGCGCTGTGTTCGTATTCCATAGCAGGCACAGTCTGGACGCTGGCCATGGTGCGCATTGCCCACGGACTTGGCGTTGTACTGCTGTTCTCCGCGCTGGCAACTCTTCTGGTATCTATACTCCCTCCCGCAAGAATCGGTCAGGGCTTCGGAATATTCGCCATTGCGGGGCTGCTCCCATATGCAGTGCTGCCTCCGGTGGTGGAAAAACTGGTCCCGCTTGTCGGCGGCGAACCGCGAGTCTACGCGCTTTTTTCCCCTGCCCTGCTTCTGGCCATGACCGCGCTGCCTTACCTGCGCAGATGCATTCTCCGGTCGGGACGCGAGGGAGTCGCCATGCTCCAGCGCCCGGGCTATGCTGAATTGCGAGAAAATCTCCGTGCACCGGGAGTAGGAAAACTGCTGATCGCAAACGGACTGCTCTTCACCGCCACCACCGTGGTATTCTTTTTCATGAAAGACAGATTGGTATCGCTCGAAACGCTCAACGCGGGACTGTTCTTCAGCGTATCCACGGCCGCCACCATCGGTGTGCGTGTATTCTGCGGCAGGCTTCTGGACCGTACCGACAGATTCGCAATGCTTTTTGCCATGCTGCTGGCTCTGGCTGCGGTTATCGCCCTATTCAGCTTCATCAATGGTGCAGCCGGGCTCCTGACTCTGGCCGGGGCCTACGGAATGGGTATGGGATTCGCCGTTCCACAGCTGAATGCAGCCATGTTCGACATTTCCCCTCCGCACCTGCGCGGATTCAATACCAACATGATGCTGTTCACAATGGATGCCGGATACGTATCAGGGCCGTTGCTGGCCGGGGGATTGCTGACTGCGGGACTATCCACGACCGGTCTTTTCGCCTGTTTTGCGGTCTGCCCGCTGTTGGGAGGATTGCTGGCCGGGAGTCTGCGCCGCCGTTAA
- a CDS encoding aminotransferase class I/II-fold pyridoxal phosphate-dependent enzyme encodes MSLKLDLLLPEHIRLFEPYRPSPPDSELMLRYGLDRLHRLNNNENFLGPSPAVRELLAGIDSGMVPVYPHGDSKVLRETLSQVLGPDSSRFLVGNGSCELISSVVKAFCEPGDNIITADKTFAVYEWVAEFSGIEARLIQLDENHGFDPDAMLAAMDYRTKILFVCNPNNPTGSYWDESTMRRFLDAVDGRCIVVADEAYFEYVEQPDYPDCIRLLDEYPNLVVFRTFSKMYALAALRVGYLCAGEEVTDVISRAHVAYSVNTLAQMAARAALLDQSSFMEDTRQMVRTGREIIRRTCSELGFEHVIGEGNYAMIRTPISDTLLQRKLLRCGFLVRTMTGFRFPNWIRVSLVQQPVLEEFSSVLKSLFL; translated from the coding sequence ATGTCGCTGAAGCTTGATCTCCTTCTCCCGGAACATATTCGACTTTTTGAACCATATCGCCCGAGCCCACCGGACTCGGAGCTTATGCTGCGCTATGGACTCGACCGCCTGCACAGGCTGAACAACAACGAGAATTTTCTTGGGCCGTCTCCTGCCGTGCGCGAACTGCTGGCGGGGATTGATTCCGGCATGGTTCCGGTCTATCCCCACGGCGACAGCAAGGTCCTGCGGGAGACCCTTTCTCAGGTTCTCGGACCGGACAGCAGCCGGTTTCTGGTCGGTAACGGGTCGTGCGAACTTATTTCGAGCGTTGTAAAAGCCTTCTGCGAACCGGGTGACAACATCATTACCGCGGACAAGACCTTTGCGGTCTATGAATGGGTCGCGGAGTTCTCCGGAATTGAAGCGCGTCTGATCCAACTGGACGAAAATCATGGCTTTGATCCGGATGCCATGCTGGCCGCAATGGACTACCGAACAAAGATTCTTTTTGTCTGCAATCCCAACAATCCTACCGGAAGCTACTGGGACGAAAGTACCATGCGCCGTTTTCTGGACGCGGTGGACGGCCGGTGCATCGTGGTGGCAGACGAAGCCTATTTTGAATATGTGGAGCAGCCCGATTACCCGGACTGTATCCGTCTGCTGGACGAGTATCCGAATCTGGTGGTTTTCCGTACTTTTTCAAAGATGTACGCTTTGGCTGCGTTGCGTGTGGGCTATCTTTGCGCCGGAGAGGAAGTGACCGATGTCATCAGCCGCGCACACGTGGCCTATTCCGTGAACACTCTTGCCCAGATGGCCGCACGCGCCGCGCTGCTGGATCAGTCTTCTTTCATGGAAGATACCAGGCAGATGGTGCGCACGGGCCGCGAAATAATCCGCAGAACCTGCTCTGAGCTCGGTTTCGAACATGTTATCGGCGAGGGAAATTATGCCATGATCAGGACGCCGATCTCGGACACTCTGCTGCAGCGAAAGCTACTGCGTTGCGGTTTTCTTGTGCGCACCATGACGGGGTTCCGCTTTCCGAACTGGATTCGTGTCAGCCTTGTGCAACAGCCGGTGCTGGAAGAGTTCAGTTCTGTCCTGAAGAGTCTGTTTCTATAG
- a CDS encoding GNAT family N-acetyltransferase has product MQVSGSREQNLARLREESYVIEPGRKFEVDYFRPEDAVGVTRLYHAVYGEMFPVDSVYDADELIRINEGDDMFQVVGRTSNGDVVGLYALFKSAPSNKIMEGGSWIVHPDYRGTSLGLRLVSKIHNNPPEHIGLEALFGQSVCDYATPQKLVKRFNAKPCAFEIEAMPPRPGDEDSYGRISLLDSFLFLHNHPDEVYLPDRYDSQLRDLYEFTGLDRKLQRDQDAEKAAAADGETALSTNAFDGVGLLKVEVETVGRDFAESLAEVLREHGDMSAYHLFIPLWRPGSSMVVEAARREGFFFGGLLPLWFDRDALLLQKLAETPDFSKPCLYLDGSRELLDMVEADWKTVQYGD; this is encoded by the coding sequence ATGCAGGTGAGCGGAAGTAGAGAGCAGAATCTGGCCAGGCTGAGGGAAGAATCTTACGTTATTGAACCGGGCCGGAAATTCGAAGTGGATTATTTCAGACCGGAGGACGCGGTAGGTGTTACGCGTCTGTATCATGCCGTTTACGGCGAGATGTTCCCCGTGGATTCCGTTTATGATGCTGATGAACTGATCCGCATCAACGAGGGCGACGATATGTTTCAGGTCGTCGGGCGAACGTCCAATGGTGACGTGGTCGGTTTATACGCCCTGTTCAAATCAGCTCCCAGCAACAAGATTATGGAAGGCGGTTCCTGGATAGTTCACCCCGATTACCGGGGGACATCCCTTGGGCTGCGTCTGGTCAGCAAGATTCACAACAACCCGCCGGAGCATATCGGGCTTGAGGCGCTTTTCGGCCAAAGCGTCTGCGATTATGCTACGCCGCAGAAGCTGGTGAAGCGGTTCAACGCCAAGCCGTGTGCCTTTGAAATCGAAGCCATGCCTCCCCGTCCGGGCGATGAAGATTCATACGGCCGTATTTCACTGCTGGACAGCTTCCTGTTTCTGCACAATCACCCTGATGAGGTCTATCTGCCTGACCGCTATGATTCCCAGCTTCGCGATCTCTATGAATTTACCGGACTTGATCGGAAACTTCAGCGGGACCAGGACGCAGAGAAAGCCGCTGCAGCCGACGGGGAAACCGCGCTTTCAACCAATGCTTTCGATGGCGTAGGGCTGTTAAAGGTTGAGGTGGAGACCGTGGGGCGGGACTTTGCCGAAAGTCTTGCGGAGGTGCTGCGGGAGCACGGGGACATGTCCGCGTATCATCTTTTTATTCCCCTGTGGCGGCCCGGTTCTTCGATGGTTGTAGAGGCCGCCCGCAGGGAAGGTTTTTTCTTCGGCGGACTGCTGCCCCTGTGGTTCGACAGGGATGCCTTGCTCCTTCAGAAACTGGCCGAAACCCCGGATTTCAGCAAACCATGCCTCTATCTGGATGGAAGCCGGGAGTTGCTGGATATGGTCGAAGCCGACTGGAAAACGGTGCAGTACGGAGACTGA